The following are encoded in a window of Labrus bergylta chromosome 16, fLabBer1.1, whole genome shotgun sequence genomic DNA:
- the ciita gene encoding MHC class II transactivator isoform X1, whose translation MAQFEEVLDRVRLALTWASPAEIQALLEGLVKERIISEAYGKSFNLHRLTESGTANRLRADRSHSQRFTNNWPLNQDQLSQERKYGTLKCTESTCNQTTSESSPVNTRSGLQFHPLYNKFQLNHGLILAPIDQDCRCSLDDELTELPSGSKSTQEPVSDSVRINEGNLVDEKKEWLEQLEQAARRIAVPLWQHWDQGRRRLLPLDPRTTIGWESRENKETGGEARCPLLNMEEETELSIACKTPDFYGEHFLCTEEELKSLTGGLRFSESVRRAGWNPNDLDISGALGHPSAVRVSADTKRNTTDRLEDALNVSSEAERTETPEGFLCLPSYQQSIIPHRSLCTPEDTCSDALDRSLNSHANPSMQLGVIDSTETFSKTSYGAKMCGNYGKTDLDENKAEGVLVDPHWGTMMQELEQDPFLCPDLGELPDDLSEYLNEDCLKTIDPDVLFGDPWFNYADELNTFSDVGKPTDPPSPDGPQQRQEDKLTDKTNHRRKRQRVSRIQRRTDENTPSRPKRQRAAGRPKTKAVETESTVSQGSEPSSPKLASHSTTPQRVLHLQPSIRFITIPEAPRYHVVQTLSLSPPVIGLPISNTAATPTYVFVPATSPPCKRKLPPLSPVDGAVVPVQMSSSPPGSLSDTASKAMSSPVASPVTPSNESSYCNLSNCKEGSQLQSPPVLEIPETVREYIQEAKSHMNQTCQAMEEGLSLTSHYVDVKVSQREILCSGKNTNKSLDKEMVLIGNMDQRKSLMGCSQIFEGLNGNKCYILLLGNTGMGKTTLIRKLCLDWSRGCIPQFDFVFLLDGKALTLKEPNHSLQTLLLNSSSFAPSCMDPEAVYTQILAASKRVLIIFDGFDEVRDYETLLQTQEKDLMTSLQKDTNGQIYTIRQLYSAILQRVLLPGCTLLLSTRPRGTANQLLRRTDSLVEMYGFNPKDVETYLSRYFTDPALRESALDYLKKCSFLHLLCWNPGLCRLACLVLEQAKSLAELPRTLTGLCHQVLCQKLERDNGITHLKTEVQTEISVPSVEESQTHPSSSSHSRTKPRSQVRTRSRTQPARKATKQKKKEEVDGEDVSGVGRDANRREKRELLTQLSSLAWEGVKANSSILPAGRTISDKLRALGHRTGLFLSYHLRRRQVVSSEEREEKSRGEKKGEKMENRRRTESGGSVALDDLILFWANPFLQSYLAGVHLSLSRTVTDRIFQQNLPFQSGPKWRRRSHREELELAQRFTVGLLFNNRTELQRLHSYTDTASRDIVNSKQALLRTHLESLSHDDLSPAQVLEACHHVYEASFTCSDGNVDIASTTLVAHLAVNLPEVVTFHGVPLNPSDVFTVQNVLDRGRSEGRSFSLDLEDSVLQLSGLRALVALNNINTYRASIADVITLWEELEQSGEEELLQGSVSKFKIHPLRATQVCHIEHLAKLVNIHMQKKLSDSSSQSSSILSEGVPAVKELQKLDFELGPEMSSLALPKLWELLPGLQNLQHLDLENSKVGDKGAEKLADVLVSLCNLEILNLSQNCIGDQGVTKLLPTLRDLPKLHCLSLYSNVISDKGAESLAVILPHMRSLIELDVKYNKLTDVGAQSLGASLRNCKKMKTLRMWNQCIPYGVFEWLQQQDNRIEWH comes from the exons ATGGCCCAGTTTGAGGAAGTTCTAGACAGAGTGCGTCTGGCTCTGACCTGGGCTTCTCCTGCTGAGATCCAAGCTCTGCTCGAGGGTTTGGTGAAGGAGCGGATCATCTCGGAGGCCTACGGCAAGAGCTTTAACCTGCACCGACTTACTGAGAGCGGAACAGCCAACAGACTGCGAGCTGATCGAAGTCATTCTCAAAGATTTACCAACAACTGGCCCCTCAATCAAGACCAACTCAGCCAGGAGAGGAAATACGGGACGTTAAAGTGTACAGAATCTACCTGTAACCAGACAACATCCGAGTCATCACCTGTCAACACAAGGTCTGGGCTTCAATTTCATCCATTATACAACAAATTCCAACTCAATCACGGACTCATTTTGGCACCCATTGATCAAGACTGCCGATGCAGCTTAGATGATGAATTGACTGAACTGCCAAGTGGTTCAAAATCAACACAGGAACCGGTCAGTGATAGTGTTAGAATTAATGAGGGGAATTTGGTGGACGAGAAGAAGGAGTGGTTAGAGCAGCTGGAGCAGGCTGCCAGGAGGATAGCTGTGCCACTGTGGCAACACTGGGACCAAGGACGGAGGCGGTTGCTGCCCCTGGACCCTCGTACGACTATTGGGTGGGAATCACgtgaaaacaaagagacagGCGGTGAAGCACGGTGCCCTTTGTTGAATATGGAAGAGGAAACTGAGCTTTCCATTGCATGCAAGACACCTGATTTTTATGGTGAACACTTTTTATGCACAGAAGAGGAGCTCAAAAGCCTCACAGGAGGCCTCCGTTTCTCTGAAAGCGTCAGAAGAGCTGGGTGGAACCCAAATGATCTGGATATCTCTGGGGCATTGGGACATCCTTCAGCTGTGAGAGTATCTGCAGACACAAAACGTAACACCACAGACAGACTGGAGGATGCTCTTAATGTCTCCTCAGAGGCTGAAAGGACAGAAACGCCAGAGGGATTTCTCTGTTTGCCAAGTTACCAACAAAGCATCATTCCACATCGTTCTCTCTGTACACCTGAAGACACATGCAGTGACGCTCTAGATAGGTCATTGAACTCTCATGCAAATCCAAGCATGCAATTAGGTGTAATAGATAGCACAGAAACATTTTCCAAGACTTCTTACGGTGCAAAGATGTGTGGCAACTATGGCAAAACAGACTTGGATGAGAATAAAGCGGAGGGAGTCTTGGTTGATCCACACTGGG gtACCATGATGCAGGAATTGGAACAGGACCCGTTCCTCTGTCCTGATTTGGGAGAGCTTCCAG aTGATTTATCTGAATACCTAAATGAGGACTGCCTGAAGACGATCG ACCCAGATGTGCTCTTCGGCGATCCATGGTTCAACTATGCTGATGAACTAAATACCTTTA GTGACGTTGGAAAGCCAACAGACCCACCGAGCCCTGACGGACCccagcagagacaggaggacAAACTAACAGACAAAACTAATCAcaggagaaaaagacaaaggg TTTCAAGGATACAAAGGCGCACTGATGAAAACACGCCATCCAGGCCAAAAAGGCAAAGAGCAGCAG GTCGACCAAAAACCAAAGCGGTAGAGACTGAGTCAACTGTCAGCCAAG GATCAGAGCCCAGTTCTCCAAAGTTAGCCAGTCACTCCACCACTCCACAGAGAGTCCTCCATCTCCAACCTTCCATTCGCTTTATCACCATCCCAGAGGCTCCTAGGTACCATGTAGTTCAGACACTGAGTCTCTCACCTCCAGTTATAGGACTGCCTATCTCCAATACAGCTGCTACCCCAACTTACGTATTTG TTCCAGCTACTTCACCACCCTGCAAACGTAAATTGCCACCCCTCTCTCCAG TGGACGGTGCTGTAGTACCAGTCCAAATGAGCTCATCCCCACCAGGATCTCTGTCGGACACAGCAAGCAAAGCCATGTCTTCCCCTGTTGCTTCACCCGTCACTCCCAGCAATG AGTCTTCTTACTGCAACTTGTCTAACTGCAAGGAAGGAAGTCAACTACAATCACCTCCTGTCCTTGAAATTCCTG AGACTGTAAGAGAGTACATTCAGGAAGCCAAATCCCACATGAACCAAACCTGCCAGGCTATGGAAGAGGGCCTTAGCCTGACCTCCCATTATGTGGATGTGAAAGTGAGTCAGAGAGAGATTCTTTGTTctggaaaaaatacaaacaagtcCCTGGACAAGGAAATGGTCCTCATTGGAAACATGGATCAGAGAAAAAGCTTGATGGGTTGTAGTCAG ATCTTCGAAGGCTTAAATGGAAACAAATGCTACATATTGCTACTTGGCAATACTGGCATGGGAAAAACAACCCTGATCAGGAAACTGTGTCTTGACTGGTCCAGAGGCTGCATCCCACAGTTTGACTTTGTCTTCTTGTTAGATGGTAAAGCGCTAACTCTAAAGGAGCCCAACCATAGCCTTCAGACTCTCTTGTtgaactcctcctcctttgccCCTTCCTGCATGGACCCTGAGGCAGTGTACACCCAAATACTTGCTGCTTCTAAGAGAGTGCTCATCATATTTGATGGGTTTGATGAGGTGCGGGACTATGAAACTTTACTCCAGACTCAGGAAAAGGACTTGATGACATCATTGCAGAAAGACACCAATGGACAGATCTACACAATAAGACAGTTATACTCTGCCATCCTCCAGAGGGTTCTTCTTCCAGGCTGTACTCTTCTTCTTTCAACCCGACCAAGAGGCACCGCCAACCAGTTACTCAGACGAACGGACAGCCTTGTGGAGATGTATGGCTTCAACCCCAAAGATGTAGAGACATATTTGTCCCGGTACTTCACAGATCCTGCCCTAAGAGAATCTGCTTTGGACTacttaaaaaaatgcagctttCTGCATCTCCTCTGTTGGAACCCGGGACTATGCCGGTTGGCCTGCTTGGTTTTAGAACAGGCCAAAAGCTTGGCCGAACTACCCAGAACTTTAACTGGACTCTGCCATCAAGTGCTATGTCAGAAATTGGAAAGGGACAATGGGATCACTCATTTAAAGACTGAAGTTCAAACAGAAATATCTGTGCCATCGGTTGAAGAATCCCAAACACATCCTTCAAGTAGTTCCCACTCTAGGACAAAACCCAGATCACAAGTTCGCACTCGCTCTCGCACCCAACCAGCAAGAAAGgcaacaaaacagaagaaaaaggaggaagttGATGGAGAGGACGTGAGTGGTGTTGGAAGGGATGCTAatagaagagagaagagagagttgCTGACCCAGTTGAGTTCTTTAGCTTGGGAGGGGGTCAAAGCAAACTCTTCCATCCTCCCAGCAGGGCGGaccatatctgacaaactgagggcaTTAGGCCACAGGACTGGGCTCTTCCTCTCTTACCACCTGAGGAGGAGGCAAGTTGTCTCAagtgaggaaagagaggaaaaatcaagaggtgaaaaaaaaggggaaaagatggaaaacagaagaagaacagaaagTGGTGGCTCTGTTGCCCTTGACGATCTCATCCTGTTCTGGGCAAATCCTTTCCTGCAGAGTTACTTGGCAGGAGTTCATTTGTCTCTGTCAAG GACTGTAACGGACCGCATTTTTCAACAGAACCTCCCTTTCCAATCTGGTCCAAAGTGGCGTCGACGATCTCACAGAGAGGAGCTTGAGCTAGCGCAACGGTTTACAGTTGGGCTTCTGTTTAACAACCGGACAGAGCTACAGAGACTTCACTCATACACTGACACAGCTTCACGAGATATTGTGAACAGCAAGCAGGCTTTATTAAGAACACACCTTGAAAGCCTCTCTCATGATGACCTGAGCCCTGCCCAGGTGCTAGAAGCTTGTCACCATGTTTATGAAGCAAGTTTTACCTGTAGTGATGGTAACGTGGACATTGCCAGCACGACATTAGTTGCTCACCTTGCAGTGAATCTTCCAGAAGTGGTTACATTTCATGGAGTTCCACTCAACCCATCGGACGTGTTCACCGTGCAGAACGTTCTGGATAGGGGTAGATCTGAAGGGAGAAGTTTCTCTTTAGATCTGGAGGATTCTGTGTTACAGCTTTCTGGGCTGAGAGCTCTGGTGGCgctcaacaacatcaacacatacAG GGCAAGCATCGCTGATGTCATCACTTTATGGGAGGAGCTAGAGCAGAGTGGTGAGGAAGAGCTCCTACAAGGGTCAGTTTCCAAGTTCAAGATCCACCCTTTGCGAGCCACACAGGTGTGTCACATAGAGCACCTGGCTAAGCTGGTGAACATCCATATGCAAAAGAAGCTGTCAGACAG TTCCAGCCAATCATCTTCCATCTTATCAGAGGGAGTACCAGCTGTCAAAGAGCTACAAAAGCTGGATTTTGA GCTTGGCCCAGAAATGAGTTCCCTGGCTCTTCCCAAATTGTGGGAGCTCCTACCCGGTCTACAAAACCTACAGCATTTGga TCTAGAGAACAGCAAAGTAGGGGACAAAGGAGCGGAGAAACTGGCTGACGTTTTAGTCTCACTCTGTAACCTGGAGATACTCAA tcTGTCACAGAATTGTATAGGAGACCAAGGGGTGACCAAACTGCTACCAACCCTGAGAGATCTGCCTAAACTGCACTGTTTAAG TCTCTACAGTAATGTGATTTCCGACAAAGGGGCAGAGAGTTTAGCAGTCATCCTCCCACACATGAGGTCCCTCATAGAACTCGA CGTGAAGTATAACAAGCTAACAGATGTTGGAGCACAGAGTCTGGGTGCAAGTCTGAGgaactgtaaaaaaatgaaaactctgAG GATGTGGAACCAGTGTATTCCATATGGAGTTTTCGAGTGGCTCCAGCAGCAGGACAACAGGATCGAATGGCATTAG
- the ciita gene encoding MHC class II transactivator isoform X3 produces MMQELEQDPFLCPDLGELPDDLSEYLNEDCLKTIDPDVLFGDPWFNYADELNTFSDVGKPTDPPSPDGPQQRQEDKLTDKTNHRRKRQRVSRIQRRTDENTPSRPKRQRAAGRPKTKAVETESTVSQGSEPSSPKLASHSTTPQRVLHLQPSIRFITIPEAPRYHVVQTLSLSPPVIGLPISNTAATPTYVFVPATSPPCKRKLPPLSPVDGAVVPVQMSSSPPGSLSDTASKAMSSPVASPVTPSNESSYCNLSNCKEGSQLQSPPVLEIPETVREYIQEAKSHMNQTCQAMEEGLSLTSHYVDVKVSQREILCSGKNTNKSLDKEMVLIGNMDQRKSLMGCSQIFEGLNGNKCYILLLGNTGMGKTTLIRKLCLDWSRGCIPQFDFVFLLDGKALTLKEPNHSLQTLLLNSSSFAPSCMDPEAVYTQILAASKRVLIIFDGFDEVRDYETLLQTQEKDLMTSLQKDTNGQIYTIRQLYSAILQRVLLPGCTLLLSTRPRGTANQLLRRTDSLVEMYGFNPKDVETYLSRYFTDPALRESALDYLKKCSFLHLLCWNPGLCRLACLVLEQAKSLAELPRTLTGLCHQVLCQKLERDNGITHLKTEVQTEISVPSVEESQTHPSSSSHSRTKPRSQVRTRSRTQPARKATKQKKKEEVDGEDVSGVGRDANRREKRELLTQLSSLAWEGVKANSSILPAGRTISDKLRALGHRTGLFLSYHLRRRQVVSSEEREEKSRGEKKGEKMENRRRTESGGSVALDDLILFWANPFLQSYLAGVHLSLSRTVTDRIFQQNLPFQSGPKWRRRSHREELELAQRFTVGLLFNNRTELQRLHSYTDTASRDIVNSKQALLRTHLESLSHDDLSPAQVLEACHHVYEASFTCSDGNVDIASTTLVAHLAVNLPEVVTFHGVPLNPSDVFTVQNVLDRGRSEGRSFSLDLEDSVLQLSGLRALVALNNINTYRASIADVITLWEELEQSGEEELLQGSVSKFKIHPLRATQVCHIEHLAKLVNIHMQKKLSDSSSQSSSILSEGVPAVKELQKLDFELGPEMSSLALPKLWELLPGLQNLQHLDLENSKVGDKGAEKLADVLVSLCNLEILNLSQNCIGDQGVTKLLPTLRDLPKLHCLSLYSNVISDKGAESLAVILPHMRSLIELDVKYNKLTDVGAQSLGASLRNCKKMKTLRMWNQCIPYGVFEWLQQQDNRIEWH; encoded by the exons ATGATGCAGGAATTGGAACAGGACCCGTTCCTCTGTCCTGATTTGGGAGAGCTTCCAG aTGATTTATCTGAATACCTAAATGAGGACTGCCTGAAGACGATCG ACCCAGATGTGCTCTTCGGCGATCCATGGTTCAACTATGCTGATGAACTAAATACCTTTA GTGACGTTGGAAAGCCAACAGACCCACCGAGCCCTGACGGACCccagcagagacaggaggacAAACTAACAGACAAAACTAATCAcaggagaaaaagacaaaggg TTTCAAGGATACAAAGGCGCACTGATGAAAACACGCCATCCAGGCCAAAAAGGCAAAGAGCAGCAG GTCGACCAAAAACCAAAGCGGTAGAGACTGAGTCAACTGTCAGCCAAG GATCAGAGCCCAGTTCTCCAAAGTTAGCCAGTCACTCCACCACTCCACAGAGAGTCCTCCATCTCCAACCTTCCATTCGCTTTATCACCATCCCAGAGGCTCCTAGGTACCATGTAGTTCAGACACTGAGTCTCTCACCTCCAGTTATAGGACTGCCTATCTCCAATACAGCTGCTACCCCAACTTACGTATTTG TTCCAGCTACTTCACCACCCTGCAAACGTAAATTGCCACCCCTCTCTCCAG TGGACGGTGCTGTAGTACCAGTCCAAATGAGCTCATCCCCACCAGGATCTCTGTCGGACACAGCAAGCAAAGCCATGTCTTCCCCTGTTGCTTCACCCGTCACTCCCAGCAATG AGTCTTCTTACTGCAACTTGTCTAACTGCAAGGAAGGAAGTCAACTACAATCACCTCCTGTCCTTGAAATTCCTG AGACTGTAAGAGAGTACATTCAGGAAGCCAAATCCCACATGAACCAAACCTGCCAGGCTATGGAAGAGGGCCTTAGCCTGACCTCCCATTATGTGGATGTGAAAGTGAGTCAGAGAGAGATTCTTTGTTctggaaaaaatacaaacaagtcCCTGGACAAGGAAATGGTCCTCATTGGAAACATGGATCAGAGAAAAAGCTTGATGGGTTGTAGTCAG ATCTTCGAAGGCTTAAATGGAAACAAATGCTACATATTGCTACTTGGCAATACTGGCATGGGAAAAACAACCCTGATCAGGAAACTGTGTCTTGACTGGTCCAGAGGCTGCATCCCACAGTTTGACTTTGTCTTCTTGTTAGATGGTAAAGCGCTAACTCTAAAGGAGCCCAACCATAGCCTTCAGACTCTCTTGTtgaactcctcctcctttgccCCTTCCTGCATGGACCCTGAGGCAGTGTACACCCAAATACTTGCTGCTTCTAAGAGAGTGCTCATCATATTTGATGGGTTTGATGAGGTGCGGGACTATGAAACTTTACTCCAGACTCAGGAAAAGGACTTGATGACATCATTGCAGAAAGACACCAATGGACAGATCTACACAATAAGACAGTTATACTCTGCCATCCTCCAGAGGGTTCTTCTTCCAGGCTGTACTCTTCTTCTTTCAACCCGACCAAGAGGCACCGCCAACCAGTTACTCAGACGAACGGACAGCCTTGTGGAGATGTATGGCTTCAACCCCAAAGATGTAGAGACATATTTGTCCCGGTACTTCACAGATCCTGCCCTAAGAGAATCTGCTTTGGACTacttaaaaaaatgcagctttCTGCATCTCCTCTGTTGGAACCCGGGACTATGCCGGTTGGCCTGCTTGGTTTTAGAACAGGCCAAAAGCTTGGCCGAACTACCCAGAACTTTAACTGGACTCTGCCATCAAGTGCTATGTCAGAAATTGGAAAGGGACAATGGGATCACTCATTTAAAGACTGAAGTTCAAACAGAAATATCTGTGCCATCGGTTGAAGAATCCCAAACACATCCTTCAAGTAGTTCCCACTCTAGGACAAAACCCAGATCACAAGTTCGCACTCGCTCTCGCACCCAACCAGCAAGAAAGgcaacaaaacagaagaaaaaggaggaagttGATGGAGAGGACGTGAGTGGTGTTGGAAGGGATGCTAatagaagagagaagagagagttgCTGACCCAGTTGAGTTCTTTAGCTTGGGAGGGGGTCAAAGCAAACTCTTCCATCCTCCCAGCAGGGCGGaccatatctgacaaactgagggcaTTAGGCCACAGGACTGGGCTCTTCCTCTCTTACCACCTGAGGAGGAGGCAAGTTGTCTCAagtgaggaaagagaggaaaaatcaagaggtgaaaaaaaaggggaaaagatggaaaacagaagaagaacagaaagTGGTGGCTCTGTTGCCCTTGACGATCTCATCCTGTTCTGGGCAAATCCTTTCCTGCAGAGTTACTTGGCAGGAGTTCATTTGTCTCTGTCAAG GACTGTAACGGACCGCATTTTTCAACAGAACCTCCCTTTCCAATCTGGTCCAAAGTGGCGTCGACGATCTCACAGAGAGGAGCTTGAGCTAGCGCAACGGTTTACAGTTGGGCTTCTGTTTAACAACCGGACAGAGCTACAGAGACTTCACTCATACACTGACACAGCTTCACGAGATATTGTGAACAGCAAGCAGGCTTTATTAAGAACACACCTTGAAAGCCTCTCTCATGATGACCTGAGCCCTGCCCAGGTGCTAGAAGCTTGTCACCATGTTTATGAAGCAAGTTTTACCTGTAGTGATGGTAACGTGGACATTGCCAGCACGACATTAGTTGCTCACCTTGCAGTGAATCTTCCAGAAGTGGTTACATTTCATGGAGTTCCACTCAACCCATCGGACGTGTTCACCGTGCAGAACGTTCTGGATAGGGGTAGATCTGAAGGGAGAAGTTTCTCTTTAGATCTGGAGGATTCTGTGTTACAGCTTTCTGGGCTGAGAGCTCTGGTGGCgctcaacaacatcaacacatacAG GGCAAGCATCGCTGATGTCATCACTTTATGGGAGGAGCTAGAGCAGAGTGGTGAGGAAGAGCTCCTACAAGGGTCAGTTTCCAAGTTCAAGATCCACCCTTTGCGAGCCACACAGGTGTGTCACATAGAGCACCTGGCTAAGCTGGTGAACATCCATATGCAAAAGAAGCTGTCAGACAG TTCCAGCCAATCATCTTCCATCTTATCAGAGGGAGTACCAGCTGTCAAAGAGCTACAAAAGCTGGATTTTGA GCTTGGCCCAGAAATGAGTTCCCTGGCTCTTCCCAAATTGTGGGAGCTCCTACCCGGTCTACAAAACCTACAGCATTTGga TCTAGAGAACAGCAAAGTAGGGGACAAAGGAGCGGAGAAACTGGCTGACGTTTTAGTCTCACTCTGTAACCTGGAGATACTCAA tcTGTCACAGAATTGTATAGGAGACCAAGGGGTGACCAAACTGCTACCAACCCTGAGAGATCTGCCTAAACTGCACTGTTTAAG TCTCTACAGTAATGTGATTTCCGACAAAGGGGCAGAGAGTTTAGCAGTCATCCTCCCACACATGAGGTCCCTCATAGAACTCGA CGTGAAGTATAACAAGCTAACAGATGTTGGAGCACAGAGTCTGGGTGCAAGTCTGAGgaactgtaaaaaaatgaaaactctgAG GATGTGGAACCAGTGTATTCCATATGGAGTTTTCGAGTGGCTCCAGCAGCAGGACAACAGGATCGAATGGCATTAG